A genomic segment from Candidatus Korarchaeum cryptofilum OPF8 encodes:
- a CDS encoding peroxiredoxin family protein, whose amino-acid sequence MRYAALLIIMLLIPSIAASALPKEGSKAPVMRAVTYDGKAVSTTSLQGKIVVLMFVAEWCPHCREELPALSKAWKEYGLESGDIVGIVMMVSSSESMAIEFFKSVNPPSNWKLVLEGEDTAESFGVSGVPTTVVIDRNWTVAGVFVGVLPPDEVLEPAIKLVGAGSQGNYTPVTSPATPSTTPKAEGGVQTILIVIIALALAIVIYLGYRMRGKRKK is encoded by the coding sequence TTGAGATATGCGGCTCTCCTCATCATAATGCTGCTAATCCCCTCGATAGCTGCCTCAGCCCTCCCTAAAGAGGGGAGCAAAGCTCCGGTGATGAGAGCAGTCACTTACGATGGTAAAGCCGTCTCGACGACATCACTTCAAGGGAAGATAGTCGTACTCATGTTCGTCGCGGAATGGTGTCCTCACTGCAGGGAGGAGCTCCCAGCTCTCTCTAAGGCTTGGAAGGAATACGGCTTGGAGTCAGGCGATATCGTGGGAATCGTCATGATGGTAAGTAGCAGTGAATCGATGGCCATAGAATTCTTCAAATCCGTCAATCCCCCATCGAATTGGAAGCTCGTCCTGGAGGGCGAGGATACAGCTGAAAGCTTCGGAGTCTCCGGTGTCCCCACTACTGTAGTGATTGATAGGAACTGGACAGTGGCTGGAGTTTTCGTCGGAGTTCTACCGCCTGATGAGGTGCTTGAGCCTGCCATAAAGTTAGTTGGAGCGGGATCTCAGGGCAATTATACTCCAGTTACTTCCCCTGCTACTCCATCCACTACTCCGAAAGCCGAAGGAGGAGTTCAGACCATTTTGATAGTGATAATAGCTTTGGCACTCGCCATAGTGATATATCTGGGATATAGGATGAGAGGAAAGAGGAAGAAGTGA
- a CDS encoding metallophosphoesterase: protein MRFLRRLRRKEERVEIRDVLERAMRGEILSYDEVMSLLDSAELKLSKEPQLIKLKGKTIFVGDTHGDLDTSISALRFLKEGYNLVFLGDYVDRGAKQIENINYLLANYIIGNLVLLRGNHESPVVNMNYGFMETLYHVYGSEWQYVYMRYNEVFSNLPYAALVDGVLALHGGIAEGLKSIKQIAALPKKDLIPSNKVAFQILWNDPSESVERFGENYSRGGGVKYYGRAAVEEFLRANKLKAIVRSHEAYPDGYMLLFKGSTGIEEMEHMLISIFSCRYYGIPPTAAMYDGKRMEVIRI from the coding sequence ATGAGATTTCTGAGGAGGTTGAGGAGGAAGGAGGAGAGAGTTGAGATCCGTGATGTCTTGGAGAGAGCGATGAGAGGGGAGATTCTGAGTTATGATGAGGTCATGTCCCTGCTGGATTCCGCTGAGCTCAAGCTATCTAAGGAGCCGCAGTTGATAAAGTTGAAGGGAAAGACTATTTTCGTAGGGGACACTCATGGGGACCTGGATACTTCTATCTCGGCCCTCAGATTCCTCAAGGAAGGTTATAATTTGGTCTTTTTGGGGGATTACGTGGATAGAGGAGCGAAGCAGATAGAGAACATAAATTACCTGCTCGCTAATTACATAATCGGGAATTTGGTCCTTCTGAGGGGAAATCATGAATCCCCTGTAGTCAATATGAATTACGGGTTCATGGAGACCCTCTATCATGTATACGGATCCGAATGGCAGTACGTCTACATGAGATACAACGAGGTATTCTCGAACCTACCTTACGCTGCGCTAGTCGATGGGGTGCTAGCGTTACACGGAGGTATAGCTGAGGGCCTCAAATCCATCAAGCAGATAGCAGCGTTACCCAAGAAGGATCTCATACCCAGTAATAAGGTAGCCTTCCAGATACTATGGAACGACCCTTCCGAATCAGTGGAGAGGTTCGGGGAGAATTACAGCAGGGGAGGAGGGGTGAAATATTATGGTAGGGCTGCAGTCGAGGAATTCTTGAGAGCGAATAAGCTTAAAGCTATAGTTAGGTCCCATGAGGCATATCCCGATGGTTACATGCTCCTCTTCAAGGGAAGCACGGGGATAGAGGAAATGGAGCATATGTTAATATCTATCTTCTCATGTAGGTATTACGGCATCCCGCCGACAGCCGCTATGTACGATGGGAAGAGGATGGAGGTGATCAGGATTTGA
- the alaXM gene encoding alanyl-tRNA editing protein AlaXM translates to MDDGGLMGVRLGTELLYMDDCYLKEFEAVVRAVEGDKVSLDRTAFYPSGGGLPSDVGKLLRGEEEFEVIEVRKESGNVWHTVGRPGLTVGDAVRGILDWDKRYRIMRMHTALHALIALLNSKYGVLVTGNNVGYDRSRVDVNLERPDRELVEEVIAETNKLLSEGREVKIYYLSREEAMKIPGIIKLAKALPPDVDKLRIVEIEGIDIQADGGPHVRNTREIGEIVFLGMENKGKNNRRIHFTLSP, encoded by the coding sequence ATGGATGATGGAGGGCTCATGGGTGTGCGTTTGGGGACCGAGCTCCTCTACATGGATGATTGCTACTTAAAGGAGTTTGAGGCAGTTGTGAGGGCTGTGGAGGGTGATAAGGTCTCCCTCGATAGGACAGCATTCTATCCTTCGGGCGGGGGCCTCCCCAGCGATGTTGGAAAGCTCCTGAGAGGGGAGGAGGAATTCGAGGTCATCGAGGTGAGGAAGGAAAGTGGAAATGTCTGGCATACCGTTGGGAGACCTGGGCTTACGGTTGGCGATGCTGTGAGGGGCATCCTGGATTGGGATAAGAGGTACAGGATAATGAGGATGCACACAGCTCTTCACGCATTAATAGCTTTGCTTAATTCGAAGTACGGAGTATTAGTCACGGGAAATAATGTGGGTTACGATAGGAGCAGGGTTGATGTGAACTTGGAGAGGCCGGACAGGGAGTTGGTTGAGGAAGTAATAGCTGAAACGAATAAGCTCCTCTCCGAGGGAAGGGAGGTGAAGATCTACTACTTAAGTAGGGAGGAGGCTATGAAGATACCTGGGATAATAAAGTTAGCTAAAGCACTACCGCCCGATGTCGATAAGCTCAGGATAGTAGAGATAGAGGGGATAGATATTCAAGCGGATGGCGGTCCCCACGTGAGGAACACGAGGGAGATAGGCGAGATAGTATTCTTGGGGATGGAGAACAAGGGGAAGAACAACAGGAGGATTCACTTCACTCTATCCCCATGA
- a CDS encoding DNRLRE domain-containing protein, translated as MARYARVIPLIILLIPLYPIQADSLSIYASVDCYITNWDQGKNFHSEVLRVSREKSGNDYLEARAIIGFDLTSLTAIPKGSKVSEANLILKLVNGSKAKVEVWELAREPDIFKVSWVKAGDEDWITPGGDLLRKVGEAEVSTGEMRIDLRDYIQAVVNGELNSTGWFLLKIADEGYLYFYSELSTNKPIIEISYTKASLDISLDSNEIKLSQGSSALLKVQVSGYLGSPVSIEVEAPNFLKYNISPNQGLPTFVSTLNLSLPEDTPGGVYTVIISAVGPIRKNATLKLTVIEKKGYVISCPSFIDLISGFRKDLTLRAVPTGNFSGEIAASILEAPNWLNVSINPSKGKPPFNFTLTLKPLPDVEASGKLKIVFRGQVSKQCEIEVRTRIRRVAIYSNDIDWKLSKELIISYSNSTGVSVHRVNDTSLFSNYDMVIVLGGHRAPTDKWMPKNVASSFMNDSEKASLERGKDSILVRKQGSTIIVIIAGKARQSTAALVSSDKDGDGFPLIAEILSEDPMEVAGSG; from the coding sequence ATGGCAAGATATGCTAGAGTCATCCCATTGATAATACTCCTAATCCCCCTCTATCCAATACAAGCTGATTCCCTCTCCATTTACGCATCAGTAGATTGCTATATAACGAATTGGGATCAGGGGAAGAACTTCCACTCGGAGGTCCTTAGGGTCTCTAGGGAGAAATCCGGCAACGATTACTTGGAGGCTAGAGCCATAATAGGTTTCGATCTAACTAGCTTGACAGCAATACCTAAAGGATCGAAGGTATCCGAAGCAAACCTCATCCTAAAGCTAGTGAACGGATCCAAAGCTAAGGTGGAGGTTTGGGAGCTAGCTAGGGAGCCTGACATATTTAAAGTGAGCTGGGTAAAAGCTGGTGATGAGGACTGGATCACTCCGGGAGGAGATCTCCTGAGGAAAGTCGGCGAGGCTGAAGTCAGCACAGGAGAGATGAGGATAGACCTGAGGGATTACATTCAAGCTGTCGTAAATGGCGAGCTGAATTCGACAGGTTGGTTCCTGTTGAAGATAGCGGACGAGGGCTACCTTTACTTCTACTCCGAGCTCTCGACGAATAAACCTATTATTGAGATCAGCTATACGAAAGCCTCTCTAGATATAAGCTTGGATTCCAATGAAATTAAGCTCTCCCAAGGAAGCTCCGCTCTCCTTAAAGTTCAAGTGAGCGGATACCTCGGATCCCCGGTCTCAATAGAGGTAGAGGCACCCAACTTCCTCAAATATAATATATCCCCGAATCAAGGCCTCCCAACTTTCGTCTCCACTCTGAACTTATCCCTGCCTGAAGATACCCCGGGTGGCGTATATACAGTGATAATATCGGCGGTTGGTCCTATTAGGAAGAATGCCACTTTGAAGCTCACTGTCATCGAGAAGAAGGGCTACGTAATATCCTGCCCTAGCTTTATCGATCTAATAAGCGGATTCAGGAAGGATCTAACCCTGAGGGCAGTGCCCACTGGGAACTTCAGTGGGGAGATCGCGGCTTCTATACTGGAAGCTCCGAACTGGCTCAATGTTTCGATAAACCCGAGTAAGGGGAAGCCGCCTTTCAACTTCACCCTGACTTTGAAGCCCCTACCCGATGTTGAGGCCTCCGGAAAGCTCAAGATAGTATTCAGAGGTCAAGTGAGTAAACAGTGCGAAATAGAGGTGAGGACCAGAATTAGGAGAGTCGCTATTTACAGTAACGATATAGATTGGAAATTATCTAAGGAACTCATAATATCTTACTCAAATTCAACTGGAGTTTCCGTTCATAGGGTAAATGATACATCCCTATTCTCAAACTACGATATGGTCATAGTTCTGGGAGGCCATAGGGCTCCGACGGATAAGTGGATGCCCAAGAACGTGGCATCCAGCTTTATGAACGATAGCGAGAAGGCCTCCCTCGAGAGAGGGAAGGATTCGATATTGGTGAGGAAGCAGGGCTCTACAATCATAGTGATAATAGCGGGTAAGGCGAGGCAGAGCACAGCAGCTCTGGTCTCATCCGACAAGGATGGGGATGGCTTCCCACTAATAGCAGAAATTCTCAGCGAGGATCCTATGGAAGTAGCCGGATCGGGCTAG
- the aroC gene encoding chorismate synthase, which yields MGGDIFGRELRLISFGESHGPVVGAIVEGAPAGLPLSEEDVQRILDLRRPGQSELVSQRAERDRVEILSGVFNGFTTGAPISMIVRNEDIDSSYYEEISRFPRPGHADYVARLKYSGYNDFRGGGRFSGRLTVSMCMAGAVAMKILEKLGIEVMAYSLEIGGERAEGFTLDDARNYRYMNPVRAPNEESYLRMAAAIERARREGDSLGGIVEAIALNVPPGLGEPIFDTIEGDIAKAMFSIPAVKGVEFGSGFRAARMRGSEHNDPIRVIDGKIRYKKNDHGGAIGGITTGEPIILRVAFKPTPSIAKPQETVDLELLRNVEIKVKGRHDPCVVPRAVVVVESMLAFTIADHIMRSMRGAI from the coding sequence ATGGGAGGGGATATCTTCGGGAGGGAGCTCAGGCTAATATCCTTCGGTGAGAGCCACGGTCCCGTAGTGGGAGCCATAGTTGAAGGCGCTCCTGCTGGGCTTCCTTTAAGTGAGGAAGATGTTCAGAGGATACTGGACTTAAGGAGGCCAGGTCAGTCTGAGCTAGTGAGTCAGAGGGCTGAGAGGGATAGAGTTGAGATATTGAGCGGTGTCTTCAATGGCTTCACCACCGGAGCGCCTATCTCCATGATAGTCAGGAACGAGGATATCGATTCATCATACTACGAGGAGATCAGCAGGTTCCCGAGGCCCGGGCACGCTGATTACGTCGCTAGATTGAAGTACTCCGGTTACAACGATTTCAGGGGAGGGGGCCGTTTCTCGGGCAGATTGACAGTATCGATGTGCATGGCTGGAGCTGTAGCTATGAAGATCCTTGAGAAGCTGGGGATAGAGGTGATGGCCTACTCCCTCGAGATAGGGGGTGAGAGAGCCGAGGGCTTCACTTTAGATGATGCGAGGAATTATAGATATATGAACCCGGTGAGGGCCCCCAATGAGGAGAGCTACTTGAGGATGGCGGCAGCTATAGAGAGGGCTAGGAGGGAAGGGGATAGCTTAGGCGGTATCGTAGAAGCTATAGCTTTGAACGTCCCTCCGGGTCTGGGAGAGCCTATTTTCGACACGATAGAGGGAGATATAGCTAAGGCTATGTTCTCGATACCGGCTGTCAAGGGGGTGGAGTTCGGATCCGGCTTCAGAGCGGCCAGGATGAGGGGATCTGAGCACAACGATCCCATCAGAGTGATAGATGGGAAGATAAGGTATAAGAAGAACGATCATGGTGGAGCGATAGGAGGTATCACGACCGGGGAGCCTATAATCCTGAGGGTGGCTTTCAAACCGACTCCATCGATAGCTAAGCCTCAGGAAACTGTTGACCTGGAACTGCTGAGGAATGTGGAGATAAAGGTTAAAGGTAGGCATGATCCATGCGTAGTCCCTAGGGCTGTCGTAGTGGTCGAGAGCATGCTCGCGTTCACGATAGCCGATCACATAATGAGGAGCATGAGGGGGGCTATCTGA
- a CDS encoding metal-sulfur cluster assembly factor yields MSSEEIKAKILGVLKFITDPEIPINIVDLGLIREMKVEDGKVNIKMVMTAPGCPYSMTLLRIVEESIKQAIPEVEEVKVELIDYPPWTPADMTEEGRELFKRNYGYDIMESFIERYGSIENYYQLVRKYLGMEEDV; encoded by the coding sequence ATGAGCTCCGAGGAGATCAAAGCTAAGATTTTAGGGGTGCTCAAGTTCATAACGGATCCCGAGATCCCGATAAACATAGTGGATCTGGGCTTAATAAGGGAGATGAAAGTGGAGGATGGTAAAGTCAACATCAAGATGGTCATGACCGCCCCAGGTTGCCCCTACTCCATGACTCTGCTTCGAATAGTTGAGGAAAGCATTAAGCAAGCGATCCCGGAGGTGGAGGAAGTTAAGGTTGAGCTGATCGATTATCCGCCTTGGACCCCAGCCGATATGACCGAAGAGGGTAGGGAGCTCTTCAAGAGGAATTACGGTTACGATATAATGGAGAGCTTCATAGAGAGGTACGGGAGCATTGAGAACTACTATCAGCTCGTCCGCAAGTATCTGGGGATGGAGGAAGATGTTTAA
- a CDS encoding CPBP family intramembrane glutamic endopeptidase yields MEAAAYIYIIIMTIFMLSIPSSYFRALISISSLLLILYLRGEDPKIGYRAIPLSSAMAFMMTLPFLLVSDVEYSGANLELGEIVPWHLSIATWEESVYRGYILGYSPPQFIFSSIIFSLIHSQNPGFGLMPFIGILSAGIFLCLLRVRFGLLSAISFHFCWNIFLEHLWGFPTSGIIGSSVFSSELRGDPMITGGSFGPEGSIIAFIEFSLGSAVLYMLKRA; encoded by the coding sequence GTGGAAGCTGCTGCATACATTTACATCATAATAATGACAATCTTCATGCTCTCAATCCCATCATCCTATTTCAGAGCCTTAATCTCAATTTCATCCCTCCTTTTAATCCTCTATCTCAGGGGAGAGGATCCTAAGATAGGCTATAGGGCGATCCCTCTATCTTCGGCTATGGCTTTCATGATGACGCTCCCCTTCCTCCTCGTATCCGATGTGGAATACTCAGGCGCTAACCTAGAGCTGGGGGAAATAGTCCCTTGGCACCTCTCAATAGCCACCTGGGAGGAATCGGTTTACAGAGGTTATATATTGGGATACTCCCCGCCTCAATTCATATTCTCATCTATCATCTTCTCACTCATACATTCCCAGAATCCGGGGTTCGGTCTCATGCCTTTCATAGGGATACTCTCAGCTGGCATCTTCCTATGCCTCCTCAGAGTGCGCTTCGGCTTATTATCAGCTATATCCTTCCATTTCTGCTGGAACATATTCTTAGAGCATCTATGGGGTTTCCCGACTAGCGGGATAATTGGAAGTAGCGTCTTCTCCTCCGAACTCAGGGGCGATCCTATGATCACTGGAGGATCCTTCGGCCCCGAGGGATCCATCATAGCTTTTATCGAGTTCTCATTAGGTTCAGCTGTCCTATATATGTTGAAGAGAGCCTAG
- the speE gene encoding polyamine aminopropyltransferase, producing the protein MPLRLPKPGLRNIDGHLLYLEHAGPHMATLQIVNNVLSSEMTSAGQLVETVDLELFGKSLFIEHIIMITLYDEYIYHETLVHPTLLSLENPEKVLIIGGGDGGALREVLKHPVGEVTLVELDKSVIETVKKHIPEVPGGSFEDPRLKLIIGDGRKYVESCEEKYDAVILDLTDPYGQAVRLYTKEFYSMVRKLIRDGGLMVTHSEGVHVNRVTFQRIYRAIRETFKRHAVAKAYVPSFNDEWSFSFGSDYLVPPELDREKLERRFNERLKGKTRFYLPEIHYALFSLPAYLKAALEEEVPPSTDDNPAEIYEES; encoded by the coding sequence ATGCCACTTAGGTTGCCCAAGCCCGGACTGAGGAATATAGATGGTCATCTACTCTATCTGGAGCATGCTGGACCTCACATGGCCACGCTTCAAATTGTGAATAATGTATTATCATCCGAAATGACTTCAGCAGGCCAGCTGGTTGAGACGGTTGATTTAGAGCTCTTCGGGAAATCGCTCTTCATAGAGCACATAATAATGATCACTCTCTACGATGAGTACATCTATCACGAGACCTTGGTCCATCCGACTTTACTCTCGCTCGAGAATCCGGAGAAAGTGCTGATAATAGGGGGAGGGGATGGAGGAGCCCTCAGGGAAGTGCTGAAGCATCCAGTAGGGGAGGTGACTTTGGTAGAGCTGGATAAGTCGGTGATAGAGACAGTTAAGAAGCACATACCGGAGGTCCCCGGAGGCTCCTTCGAAGACCCCAGGCTCAAGTTGATAATAGGGGACGGTAGGAAGTACGTCGAGAGTTGCGAGGAGAAATATGATGCAGTAATATTGGATTTAACGGATCCATATGGTCAAGCCGTTAGGCTTTACACGAAGGAATTTTACTCAATGGTCAGGAAGCTCATAAGGGATGGGGGGCTCATGGTCACCCACAGCGAGGGGGTCCACGTGAATAGAGTGACCTTCCAGAGGATATACAGGGCGATCAGGGAGACTTTCAAGAGGCATGCGGTCGCTAAAGCTTATGTCCCATCCTTCAACGATGAGTGGTCGTTCTCATTCGGCTCAGATTATCTAGTGCCTCCTGAACTCGATAGGGAGAAATTGGAGAGGAGGTTCAACGAGAGACTGAAGGGGAAGACAAGGTTCTACCTTCCCGAGATACATTACGCGCTCTTCAGCCTACCGGCATATCTCAAGGCAGCTCTGGAGGAGGAAGTTCCCCCGAGCACTGACGATAACCCGGCTGAGATATATGAGGAGAGCTAA
- a CDS encoding aminotransferase class I/II-fold pyridoxal phosphate-dependent enzyme, producing MEELRERIKEVTLRLVDLYSERLKLVEEIGRLKRESGIQIRDPDVEESLWKAARERCSERGIDEWNCRRLFDFLIAASIRAQIPEGGDAGPHLEVFRRAKQLERKGVKIYHLEVGEPPWSFPPFLLDEMIKSIREGKTRYGTSFGSDKFRRAASEWIKRRDKIESGPENIIVTPGSKFAIYSILASLLRPGDRIGVMIPAWPAYKGMASNLGLEFIEISSLDELQKIKGIRAFIVCSPNNPDGKVWSRKELDELADYLNENDSILISDDAYSEISFVDRVSPAKVYDMTISVNTLSKAFGMTGFRIGYIHAKEEIISKLSKYLSLTISNVPEFIQDASASVLERGESWVSEVRGSLRSYLDRAVSELSEAPISYKEPEGGLYIFPKVEIDGFDSMEFSMRVLEERGIALAPGSGFGPFKEWIRITFASEGAEGGLRLLKEALLSWRS from the coding sequence ATGGAGGAACTCAGGGAGAGGATCAAGGAAGTGACCCTCAGATTGGTGGATCTCTACTCTGAGAGGCTGAAGTTGGTTGAGGAGATAGGGAGGCTCAAGAGGGAGAGCGGGATTCAGATAAGGGATCCTGATGTGGAGGAAAGCTTATGGAAGGCTGCGAGGGAGAGATGCAGCGAGAGAGGGATAGATGAATGGAATTGCAGGAGACTATTCGACTTCCTCATAGCGGCTTCCATAAGGGCTCAGATACCGGAGGGGGGAGATGCTGGGCCTCACCTGGAGGTCTTCAGGAGAGCTAAGCAATTGGAGAGGAAAGGGGTCAAGATATATCACCTCGAAGTCGGTGAGCCGCCCTGGTCCTTCCCTCCCTTCCTTCTAGATGAGATGATTAAATCGATAAGGGAGGGGAAGACAAGATATGGAACGTCATTCGGCTCAGATAAATTCAGGAGAGCAGCTAGCGAATGGATAAAGAGGAGGGATAAGATAGAGAGCGGGCCCGAGAATATAATCGTAACCCCCGGATCTAAGTTCGCGATATACTCCATCCTAGCCTCTCTGCTGAGACCGGGGGATAGGATAGGGGTTATGATACCCGCTTGGCCCGCTTACAAGGGGATGGCCTCTAACCTGGGCTTGGAGTTCATCGAGATAAGCTCCCTCGATGAGCTGCAGAAGATCAAGGGGATAAGGGCTTTCATAGTCTGCTCACCGAACAACCCGGATGGGAAAGTTTGGAGCAGGAAGGAGCTTGATGAACTCGCAGATTATTTGAATGAGAATGATTCTATACTTATAAGTGATGATGCATACTCTGAGATATCGTTCGTCGATAGGGTATCCCCAGCGAAGGTCTACGATATGACTATAAGCGTGAACACGCTCTCCAAGGCTTTCGGGATGACTGGATTCAGGATAGGATACATACACGCGAAGGAGGAGATAATATCGAAGCTCTCTAAGTACTTGAGCCTGACTATAAGCAATGTCCCGGAGTTCATACAGGATGCATCTGCTTCAGTCTTAGAGAGGGGGGAGAGCTGGGTGAGTGAGGTCAGGGGCTCGCTGAGGTCTTATTTGGATAGAGCAGTTAGCGAGCTCTCGGAAGCTCCCATAAGCTACAAGGAGCCTGAGGGAGGTCTCTATATATTCCCCAAGGTTGAGATAGATGGATTCGATTCTATGGAATTCTCCATGCGTGTTCTGGAGGAGAGGGGAATAGCTCTCGCCCCCGGGTCCGGGTTCGGGCCGTTTAAGGAATGGATAAGAATAACGTTCGCGAGCGAGGGAGCTGAGGGTGGATTGAGATTGCTTAAGGAGGCCCTCTTATCTTGGAGATCCTGA
- a CDS encoding nitrilase-related carbon-nitrogen hydrolase: MKRVGFVQTNPEFGAVESNLKRALDLASKVESDLLVFPELFNTGYLFLSREEALKLSEGLDGPTIKRLSDFASEHSTAIVAGFPERDGGKVYNSAVAIDIDGDVKGVYRKTHLFYEEKLIFDPGDTGFRVFDLAGMRVGIMICFDWVFPESARSLALSGAQIIAHPSCLVMPYAPKADPVRAFENRVFIILSDRSGVEERGGKKLRYHGMSLISDPKMNILTQAPEEGEHVGIAEIDPKLAEDKRVNELNDIFLDRRPEFYGKIC, from the coding sequence ATGAAGAGAGTGGGATTCGTCCAGACGAACCCTGAGTTCGGCGCTGTAGAGAGCAATTTGAAGAGGGCCCTGGATTTAGCTTCCAAAGTTGAATCGGATCTTCTCGTATTCCCAGAGCTCTTCAATACAGGTTATTTATTCCTCTCAAGGGAGGAAGCCCTGAAGCTCTCCGAGGGGCTAGATGGTCCCACTATAAAGAGGCTCAGTGATTTCGCATCGGAGCATTCTACGGCTATAGTAGCCGGCTTCCCGGAGAGGGATGGGGGGAAAGTTTACAATTCAGCAGTGGCTATAGATATTGATGGAGATGTGAAGGGTGTCTACAGGAAGACCCATCTCTTCTACGAGGAGAAACTGATATTCGATCCCGGGGATACGGGGTTCAGGGTCTTCGATCTAGCTGGTATGAGGGTGGGGATAATGATATGCTTCGATTGGGTCTTCCCTGAGTCGGCTAGATCCCTCGCACTATCCGGCGCTCAAATCATAGCGCATCCATCCTGCTTAGTGATGCCGTACGCCCCTAAAGCTGATCCCGTGAGGGCCTTCGAGAATAGGGTCTTCATCATACTCTCAGATAGGAGCGGAGTAGAGGAGAGAGGAGGCAAGAAGTTGAGATATCATGGGATGAGCCTCATCTCCGATCCCAAGATGAATATACTGACTCAAGCCCCAGAGGAAGGGGAGCACGTGGGCATAGCGGAGATAGACCCTAAATTAGCGGAGGATAAGAGGGTAAATGAGCTCAACGATATATTCCTGGATAGGAGGCCGGAGTTCTATGGCAAGATATGCTAG
- a CDS encoding prephenate dehydrogenase/arogenate dehydrogenase family protein: MEILIIGVGEMGKLFSRYLSEEHQVAIYDLDRRKVEEIADERIRPLSDLSDLKDFESALLCVPISKVPGLVEELSGKMRKGSVIMEISSVKSPVIGSMRKLPSIGIKGISFHPLFGPGIGDIRNGRAAVIEVTNIKDEISYLSSLFPFELIPMSLEDHDRAMAWLGLIHLITNSFLSSSDDDSDLLRSASTKTISWFLRVSAATLNQSEVLSQELITQNPYFEEALGKFLRELNSRDFKEIRGKIKKWLEIIDIKGSYEFLYRF, from the coding sequence TTGGAGATCCTGATAATAGGAGTTGGGGAGATGGGTAAGCTCTTCTCAAGATACTTAAGTGAGGAGCATCAAGTAGCTATCTACGATCTAGACCGTAGAAAGGTTGAGGAGATAGCCGATGAGAGGATCAGACCACTGAGCGATCTTTCCGATCTGAAGGATTTCGAATCAGCGCTGTTATGCGTCCCCATATCGAAGGTCCCGGGCTTGGTGGAGGAGCTGAGCGGTAAGATGAGGAAGGGGAGCGTCATAATGGAGATAAGCTCTGTTAAGAGCCCCGTTATAGGAAGCATGAGGAAGCTCCCGAGTATCGGGATCAAGGGGATCTCATTCCATCCCCTCTTCGGCCCGGGGATAGGTGATATTAGGAATGGGAGGGCTGCAGTTATAGAGGTTACGAATATAAAGGATGAGATCTCCTACCTCTCATCCCTCTTCCCCTTCGAGTTGATACCGATGAGCTTAGAGGATCACGATAGAGCGATGGCCTGGCTGGGATTAATACATCTTATCACTAACTCATTCCTCTCCTCATCCGATGATGATTCTGATCTCCTGAGATCAGCGAGCACTAAAACGATCTCCTGGTTCCTCAGGGTATCCGCAGCTACTTTGAATCAGAGCGAGGTTCTGAGCCAAGAGCTAATAACGCAGAACCCTTACTTCGAGGAGGCCCTGGGGAAGTTCCTCAGGGAACTCAATTCGAGGGATTTCAAGGAGATAAGAGGGAAGATAAAGAAGTGGCTCGAAATAATAGATATAAAGGGATCCTACGAGTTCTTGTATAGATTTTAG